The nucleotide sequence CGGGTGAACCAAGCGTTAAGAAAGGCTTCCCATCTTTAAAAATCATCGTCGGGGTTTTCATGCTGACCGGATATTTATTCGGCTCTACGCTATTTACTCCTCCGAGTGAGGGGTCGAAATCTGTCATGTCATTGTTTAATAAGAATCCATAGCCGGGCACCATGATTCCCGAGCCAAAATTGTGTTCAAGGGAAGAGGTGCAGGTAGCAATATTTCCATCTTTGTCCACAGCTACAAAGTGGGTAGTTTCTGAGCCGATCTCAAAAGCCTGCGCCATCAGGCCGCTCGGTTGTTTATTTTGATCAAATTTCCATGGGTTTCCTGCCGCAACTTTATCATTGCGGAATTTAAAATTATATAACTGAAGGCGCTCATCCAGATAGTCGGGGTGAAGCAATCCTTCAAGTGGAATATCGTACAGATCAGGATCAGTCATAAAGGCTAGTTTGTCAGCAGTCATCACTCGCAGCGTCTCAGCGATTAAATAATACTTCTCCCATGAACGGACGCTGTATTGGCCAATATTTAGTTTTTCTAATAGTTTAAGCATATAGAGAAGGGCAAAACCACCTCCATTTGGAGGGCTCGGCACCACGATATCAAATCCTTTATAAGCAGCCTGCAGCGGCTTAGCTACTTTTGCTTCATAATTAATCAGATCCTCTAATACTAAGCACCCGTCAAGCTTCTGAACTTCCTCAGCGATGGCTTTTGCAATCGCTCCTTTATAAAAAGAATCCACACCCTCTTTTTGAAGTTCTTTAAGTGCCCGGGTTAGATCTTTGTTTATAGCTACTTCTCCTTTAGTTAAAGGAACATCGTCTGGAAAAAAGAAAGCTTTGGCTTTTTTTCCGAGGCGGTTTCCGAACCTTTCAATGGCCGTTACCCATAAGTCATTCACTTCTATACCTTTTTCAGATAAATGGATAGCAGGTTCGATCACTTCTTCCCAAGTTTTGCGTCCGTAAAGGGCCAGCGCTTTATCGAATGCTTTTAAAACACCCGGAATCGCTACGGCTGTTCCGGGAGTAGATCGCTCCAGAAAGGGAATGACATCCTGATCTTCATTCACAAACACATTTGTTCGGGCATTCTTAGGTGCTTTCGAATGACCGTGGATAACCTTTGTTTCATGTTTTTTGGCATCATAATAGACGATAAAGCCGCTGGCGCCAAGCCCGGTATTAAAAGGTTCCGACACAGCCAGCGCAAATTGCATGGCGGCCAGCGCATCCATTGCATTACCGCCGGATTTTAGCACATCAGCACCAATTGTAGATGCTTCCACTGTCGCACTTGCAGTCATTCCACCATCTGCCCATGCGCGCTGACCGCCGTTTTCTCGTTTTTGGTTTTTTATAATATTTTTTATATCCATTATTTACACCTCAAATTTTTTAGTTACTTAGTTACTTGGATAACCGCTCAATCGTTTTTGCGAGCAAGATTGTGCGGTCTACCAGTGAATGCAAATCTGTATATTCTTCTGTTTCGCTATGTGAAAATTCACCGATAGGACCCATACCATCGATGGTCGGAATGCCTTTTGCTGCTGTAAAGGATGCATCGGATCCGCCGCCGGTGCTGACTTCGTGAAT is from Bacillus sp. PK3_68 and encodes:
- the ggt gene encoding gamma-glutamyltransferase; translated protein: MDIKNIIKNQKRENGGQRAWADGGMTASATVEASTIGADVLKSGGNAMDALAAMQFALAVSEPFNTGLGASGFIVYYDAKKHETKVIHGHSKAPKNARTNVFVNEDQDVIPFLERSTPGTAVAIPGVLKAFDKALALYGRKTWEEVIEPAIHLSEKGIEVNDLWVTAIERFGNRLGKKAKAFFFPDDVPLTKGEVAINKDLTRALKELQKEGVDSFYKGAIAKAIAEEVQKLDGCLVLEDLINYEAKVAKPLQAAYKGFDIVVPSPPNGGGFALLYMLKLLEKLNIGQYSVRSWEKYYLIAETLRVMTADKLAFMTDPDLYDIPLEGLLHPDYLDERLQLYNFKFRNDKVAAGNPWKFDQNKQPSGLMAQAFEIGSETTHFVAVDKDGNIATCTSSLEHNFGSGIMVPGYGFLLNNDMTDFDPSLGGVNSVEPNKYPVSMKTPTMIFKDGKPFLTLGSP